GAGTGAGACCGACTTTGACGATCTGCTTCTGCCTTTGTTGAGCACGCTATCTGTTGCCCAATGGGATGAGCAGCGTGGTCGATTTATCTCAGAGCGCTTGACCAAGATTGGCGAGATTACCCTGCGATGCGAGTCTGTGCCGCTAACTGATGTTGCGGAGAAAGAACGCGCATTATTGGCCTTGATAAGGGAGCAGGGCCTGAACATATTGAACTGGTCGGAGGCGGCAACGCAGTTATGCGCTAGAATTGAATTGCTCAGAGATTTAGGTCTGGAATTAGACAAGGAAATTGGCTGGCCGGACTTTAGCCATCAAGGTTTGTTGGCAACACTAGAGCAGTGGCTCGGTCCCTATTTGGCAGCAATACGCAGCTTGCCCAGCTTACAGGCCCTGGATTTATACCCGTTATTAAAAGCACGTTTAGACTGGGTTGCGTTAGATGCCCTTGAGAAACTGGCACCGGGATCTATTCGAGTGCCCTCGGGTTCTAATTTACGTATTGATTACAGTCAACGGCCGCCGGTGTTGGCAGTGAAGCTGCAGGAAATGTTTGGCTGCGAAACCACGCCGACAGTTGCCGCCGGAAGGCAAGCACTCAGCATTCATTTATTGTCGCCCGCCCGTCGACCATTGCAGATCACCCAGGATTTAGCCGGGTTTTGGCGGGGCAGTTATGAGCAAGTAAAAAAAGAAATGCGAGGGCGATATCCAAAGCATCCCTGGCCAGATGACCCATTGCAGGCTCCCGCCACGGCCAAAACTAAAAAGCGCCAAGGGTAATAAAATCTAGACATAAAAAAGCCGGTCAGTGACCGGCTTTACACACGAAAGATAGACGCTTAGAAGCGGCCAGCCACGCCGATCAAGAAGCCGTCAGTATCAAGCTCTGGACCATTGTAGTCTTCTGTGGTGTCAAAGTAGGAAAATGCCACTTCAACGTTGGGCGCTACAAAATAGCTAAGATCCAAGCTGATGGTGTCTCTCTCGTAGCTATCTACATCGACGAACTCAGCAGATAGGCCAATGCCAAACATATTGTTGAAATAGTATGTGGCACCAGCATTCACGCCAAAACCGTCATCGTCCTCGGCATCAATTACCGATGCGCCCAGGTCAAAGGCGACTGACGCACCTTGTGCCATAGCTTGAATGCTATGTAACTGCACATCCAGTACGTCCAGGTCTCCTGAAGCGTCATCGTCTGTAGTGGAGTACGACACGACGACATCGGTGGTGTCATTGATGTAGGTACCGATACCAAAGCCAAATGTATCGGCGTCATTGGTGCCGTCGTCTGCCTGATCGTAGCTGGCCTCCAAAATGAGGTTGGTGTCGGTCACGAAGCGGCCACCGAAGCCATAGTTGTCGGTATCGTCACCATTGTCAGGATCGATGTTAACCAAGCTGAAATCAATGAATGAAGATTTGTCTAAAAAAGCGGCTTCAGCCAACGGGCCTTTGCTGGTGTCGACCTGTTCAAAGTGAAGTTCACCGTAGATCAATGCGGCATCGTAATCGTTACTTACATTGCCAGCTTCGACTTCACCTTGGCCAAGGCCTGCGCTAACTTCAAATTGATAAGCGCTGGCATAAGATGAGGCGATAGTGGCAATGGCTACGGTTAAAAGTTGCTTTTTCATGTGGTGCTCCCCCTATGGATGTGCGTCTCACGCTAATGGTGATTAATGACACATAGATGTCCGTAATATGAAAGTTCCATAACTGTGCATTGTTGTTGGGCGTTAGATCTATTGTTGATCTTATTTGGTGCGCAACAATCTGAGGTTATCACAAGGTATGTGAAATAGGCGTGGCGAGTTTGTGAAAATTTACCGATTTTTTGGCGGTTTAGCGCGAGGAGTTAGCTAATAACTTCAGCTTTTGTGTGACATAAGTGGAAGGTTGTTTATTGCTGGCCGTAATGTCGAAATTGTTGCAGTACCTTCTCCATTTCACCATTGCTGAGCAGCGTCGGTCCGCCATTTTGTAGGCTGAAATAATAATTGGCTGCTAAAGCTTCTACTTCTTGAGCGAGAGATAGGGCTTTGTTGATGGTTTGGGCAATACAAAGTTGGCCGTGATTAGCCAATAAACAAGCTTTGCGGCGATGCAGGGCAAGGCTGACATTTTCGGCCAGTTCCGCGCTGCCAAAGGTAGCGTAATCTGCACAGGGAATATCGACGCCACCCGCGACAGCGACCATGTAGTGAAAAGAGGGAATGGCTCGGCGCTGGCAGGCCAGCACCGTCGCAAAGGGAGAGTGACAATGAACAATAGCGGCGGCTTCGGGGTGGTCTTGATAAACCTGATGGTGCATTAGCCATTCGCTGGATGGTTTGGCTTGGCCCGGCGTGCAAGTACCTTCGCTGCTGATCTCGACAAGGGATTCCAACGTTGCCTCATTCCCCCGCACCCCACTGGCGGATATCAACATGCCGCCATTGGGGAGCCGCAATGACATATTACCGCTGGCTCCCGGGGATAAATCGGCTTCGGCCATGGCATGTAGGGCCGTCATCAACTCTCGGCGCTGTTGCGATAAGTCGTTCACGCCCCGTCTCTCAGTGCCTGAATACGTTTTTCCAGCGGTGGGTGAGAGCTAAACAGTGCTGCGAAATCCCTCTTGCTGGGGCTGCTAATCGCCAAAGCGGTGAGTTCGCCGGGCATGTCATTGGGTAGCCCTTGCTGAGCCTGTAGGCGCTGGAGCGCGGCAATCATATCGTCACGTCCTGCCAGTGTGGCACCGGCGTGGTCGGCGCGAAATTCCCGCCAGCGCGAAAACCACATCACAATGGTGGAGGCGAGAATGCCCAGCACCATTTCAGCGATAAACGTGGTGATGTAAAAACCAATACCGTGGCCGCGTTCTGTTTTAAATACGGCTCTGTCCACGGTGTGGCCGATGATGCGAGCAAAGAACATGACGAAGGTATTCACCACCCCTTGAATAAGGGTGAGGGTGATCATGTCGCCATTGGCAACGTGGCCAATCTCATGGGCCAATACCGCCCGGACTTCATTGGGGCGCATTTGCTTCATTAGCCCTTCGGACACCGCGACTAGTGCCGCGTTTTTATTCCAGCCAGTGGCAAAGGCATTGGCGACTGGAGAGGGGAATATCCCCACTTCAGGCATGCCGATGCCGGCTTTGTCGGATAGCTCTTTTACCGTATCCAGCAACCAGCGCTCTTGGTTGTTGCGGGGTTGTTTGATGACTTCGGTACGGGTTGAGCGTTTGGCGATCCATTTTGAGATCAGCAGTGAAACAAGGGAACCCGCCATCCCGAACACTGCACAGAATACCAGCAGTGAGCTCAGGTTTAAGTCGACGCCATTTTGCGCCATATAGGTGTCTACCCCCAGCAAACTGAGGGTAATGCTAGCGACCAGAACAATGGCCAGGTTTGTTGCCAAAAACAACAGAATTCGCATCATTGCAGTATAAACCTCGTAGTAATACCGCTTAATAAATGGGGGTACAGGAAGCTGCTTTCAAGCTTGATCGCCAATGTTTTCCGGGTTTTCTTGTTGTAGATTTTCTTCCTGCTCGGGTTCTTGGTTTAAAGCCGCTTGGGTCTCTAATGCAGTGGGTGGCCCGACTTCGACCATAGGCTGATTGTTTTTATCCAGCTCGCAGGGGAAGGGTTCTGCACGCAGATAAATATCTTTGCTGCTTTGCTCAAACACAACATTGACCGCTTCATCGTTGTGGGGGGTACGGTACAGTAGGCGTCGGTCACTGCCATCTAGCCACAATTGTTGCTTGCTTAAATAATGGCCATGCTGATTTTTAATAACAAATACGGTGCTCATAGTAAGTCGGAGCTGCTCCTAAGTGCTGAGTTTATATGTGGATTATGATCATGATGTGTCAGTCGCCTTAACTGTTAAGCAGAACGGATTTTGCTTCGTTCAGTTGACTGGCTAAATAATCATTGCCGCCGCGATCAGGGTGGAATTTCTGCATTAAGTGACGATGGGCTTTAATAATATCGTCTTCGCTGGCGCCTTCCTTAAGACCCAGTATGGAAAGCGCCTCAGGCTTATCCATATTGCCGCTGTAACGTCGAGGTGGTGGCTCTTCGTTCTGGGGGCCGGTGTTGCTGCGGTTAGCATTACCGCTAATGCGTTGATGGAGGTGATTGGCAATAAACTGGCGGACAAAGGGCATTGCCGCGCCGATGATTCCTGCTAGCCAATGCACTCTACCGGTAATGGACAGCAAGACTAAACCGGCCGCGGCAATGCTAATTAGCAATGTGAAGTAATAGGGTCGGCGCTGATCCTTGGGTTTGCTTTGCACGATTTTAACAAAGCGGAAAATGCCATACAGAACAGCCACTGCTATTAATAAACGAATGATCATCGCCGGTTTCCGGATTCCTTTTGGGGCAGGCGATAAAAGATGATCGCCTGCGTGATTGACTCAAAGTATTACAAAGTACTAAAAGCCTCGTAGTATAGTGCTTCCTGCCAGCAAGACACACCGTCTTTGGTATCGCATTTGTCAGAGAGTTTTATGTTCATAGCCTCACGCTACGCCCAACGATTTGTGCTGTTTCAGGGCTTGTATGAAGCCAGTCAGGGTGATGGTCAGCGGGATTGGCAGCAACTTGTTGCCAGGCTCAGTCAGGGGCAGCAATTAGCCGAGCGGGTTCAGCTTGAAGAACTGGCTGAGAAATTTGGCAGTGGTCAACAGCTCGTCATGGACGAGTTGCGGGACGGCGGCTTATTTTTAGACTGGGAACTACGGTTTTTGCAGCTAGGTTTAGCGGTGGGGAATTTGCCCAATGCTTATTTACGCCTGGCCGAGCATTATCGAATGGTCAGTGATTTTGCCTTGCGTTTTCGCCGGCATCTTTGGTTGCCACTGTTGTTGAGCTTGTTATGTGCTTTTTTGCTGCCGTTAATGCTGTATTTGGGTGGTTTTTTAAGTGCTGTTTCGGTCTTGGAAGTAATGGGGTTGTCGTTACTGCCTGGGATAGTTGCTGCAGTATTGCTGACGGTTTTTTTTAAGCCTCCGGTGTCAGCTTCTATTACTGCTATTGGATTCACGCTTCCCAAACTTAAAAAAGCCCTGTCCTGTTACCACAATTATTGGTTTGTGGGGCATTTGGCCGAGTGCGTCGGTGCAGGGTTTCCGTTGCAACAATCGCTGCGCCAAGCATCGCGGCGGATGCCAGCAAGCCCGCAAAAAAATCGTTATTTGGGGTTGGCTGGCAAGGTAGAAACGGGACAGCCCCTGTCTGCAGCCTTGCTGCAAAGTGGGGTATTGGACGGGGTGGGGTTGCAGCGCTTACCTGCGGGTATCGCGGCGGCAGAAGCGCCAGCGCACCTTGGCTTAGCTATACATGCCCGTTGCGAGGTGCAACTGGGCTTTTGGTCAGCAACACTGCCTTATGCGGTGCTGGTGATAGTACCTTGGTCGGTGCTGCTTAATGCATGGTTTCTCGGCAGCTGAATTGCTCCAGTTCGCGCTGGTAGTGCTGGCGACCCGAAAGCTCTTGCTCAATGGCGAAGCGTTCTGCGTTGCTGTGCCATTCGGCGTTTTTCAGTAGTTCCCACAGTTTTCTGCTGCACAAGTTTTTTACGTTACGTTCTATATTTTGCTTGTTCATCATAATTTCTCCTTGAGTCTCCAGACTCAACCTCTGTGTCCTTAATGCTTGTCTCACTGGTCTTTGTCTCCTTGACCATAGCGATTATTAACAAGACAGATTGCAGAGGTATGACAGTACGATTTTTTCTTTCGTTTGCTGTAGACTTCGCATCTTTTTAAAATTGCTGGTGCCGATCAAAAGGCACTGTTTCCCCGTTTGGTCTTGCTGGCCAGAGGGAATCGAATCGCCATGGAGCAAAGCCCATGAAGCAACAGGTTCTAGCTGACAGTGCTTGGCAGCGAATTGTTAATTTTGCTGCCGACAAAGCCACGCCCTGCGTGATTATTGATCTGGACACCGTTCGTTCAAAATATCGGGAATTGCTCGCGGCATTTCCCTTTGCTGGTATTTATTACGCCGTTAAAGCTAACCCGGATACGGCGATCATTCGCTGTCTCCATGAGTTGGGCGCGTATTTTGATATTGCCTCAGTCTTTGAGCTGAAAAAGCTTCTCGACTTAGGTATTCCGGCCGCCCGGATGAGTTACGGCAATACCATCAAAAAGTCCGCTGACATTGCCTATGCCCACCAGCAGGGTATTAGTATGTTTGCCAGCGACTGTGAATCTGACATTAGAAAGCTAGCAAAGTTCGCGCCAGGAAGCCGGGTGTATATCCGGGTGTTGACCGAGGGCTCTGAAACTGCCGATTGGCCGCTGTCCCGTAAATTTGGCTGTCAGGCCGATATGGCCATTGAGTTGATTATGTTGGCTCGAGATTTAGGCTTGGTTCCCTACGGTATCTCTTTTCATGTGGGTTCCCAGCAGCGAGATATTGCTACTTGGGATGCGGCCATCGCCAAGGTACGGTTTATTTTTGACCGCTTGGCCGAAGCCGATATCCACTTGGAAATGATTAATATGGGCGGTGGTATGCCTGCCAACTACGGCAATCGCCACCACGATATTGAAGCTTACGGCAATGCGATCCGCCGGTTTTTAGACGAAGATTTTGGCGATCATCAGCTGCAAGTGTTGATTGAACCTGGGCGGTCGTTGGTGGCTGAAGCTGGGGTATTGGTTAGCGAAGTCATTCAGGTATCACGTAAATCCCAAGAATCCTTAGACCGTTGGGTGTATTTGGATGTGGGCTTGTTCGGCGGCATGATTGAGGCGATTGGCGAAGCCATTCAATACCCGATGGTCTGTGACCGCCAAAGCGATGAGCTGGATGAAGTGATTATTGCCGGTCCGACCTGCGACAGCATGGATATTCTCTACGAGGACCATCGCTATAGTCTGCCGGTGGATTTACAAGAGGGTGATCGGCTATTTTGGTTGACCACCGGCGCCTACACCACCAGTTATAGCTCTATTGAATTTAACGGTTTTCCGCCATTGGCCTCTTATATTATTGAATAGGGCGCTATTGCTTAAATATTTTGGTTTGAGGGCGGTGTTTTTTGCGCCACCTCAAAACATAGCTGGCGCTGCCACTCAAGGTTAAATAAAGCGCGACCAAGCCCGCAATAAACACGCCTAACTGATAACCCCGATTTAAACCGTAGGATGAATGCAGCGGGTACATCACGTTAAGAAGCTTGCGACCATTGCTGGCTTGATCCGCTCGGCTTAACACCGTTGCCTGCCCACTGTGGCCATCCACGGCGACTTTACTGCGGCCGTTGGGGTGCCATTCGTCTTTTAAACGAAATCGAAACTCAGCCGCTGGTCGATCTTTTGATGGCAACCTGGCAAGGGTGAGCTGTGCGTCGGGCAACAGGGTTTGCGCAGCTTGCAAGAGTTGCCCAGCGGCGAGTTGATGGGCTTGCCCTGTTTGATCGACGAGGCTTGCCTCTTTTATCGCTGCCGGGGCTGGCTTGGATGATGCCGAATTGAGTTGATAGATAAAACCATTACTCAACATCACCACGCCGCTGACGGCAATAACAAGAATAAATAATGATAACAGCAGACCTTGATGCCGATGGCTGATAAGCAACTGTTGGGGGCTGAGCTTTTTGGGGAGCAGTTTGCTAAAGCGGTAGCGCCGCCAAGCCGGCCACCACAAAATAATACCACTGAGGGCAAAAAAGCTGAGTACCAAGCCCAAACACAGTGCGGCGATCTCGCCGGGGGTGTGGAGCATTAAATCGGTATGTAACTCTCTAATTATGTCCAGGGTGGCGAGTACTCCAGCTGGCAATTGGAGTTCGGTAAAGCTGTGCCGGGCAAAAAGGGTACTGCGACCAGCGCTTTCAACAACGGTCCAGTAGTCGCGACCGGCTGATGGTGCTTTGATATACGACAGTTGCTGGTGGCTCAACTGTTGCTCAAGTGCACTTAACTCTTCGTTAAGTGATTGGAATCGGTGGGGCGGGGGCGGCTGATCGGTAATAGCCAGGGTAATGAGGGCTTCTTTATAAACAAGTAGGGTGCCGGTGACGATAATCAGTAAAAGTGGGGCGGCCAAACCCAAGCCTAGCCACTGGTGCCAGCGACGAAGCTTGAGTAAGTACGGCTTTGATTGAGACACGGCTTGGTCAGCGCTTTAAAAGTGACGCTCATAAGAAAGACGAATGCTACGACCATAGCCTTTAAAATTGCGGGCAGCAGAGCCGCCGCCAGCTTGGCTGTAGTAGGTGAAGTAGTCTTGGTTATTGAGGTTTTGTACCCCTAGCGTGAAGGTGCCAACGCTTGCCTGCCATTCGGCACTGACATCAATGGTGGTGTAGCCCTCAAAACTTTCATAGCGGCTGTTGTTGAGGTCTTTAAAGTTGCGGTTGAGCAAACGGTTAAACTGCAAACGGGTAGAAACCGTGTCGGTCCAGTCCCGCTCCCAGCTAAGGTTAATGCGGTCTGGAGCGATATTGCGGCCGTCTAGATCAGTGTCGACTTTGCCGTCGTCGTTGGAGTCGTACTCGCCTCGGGTTTTGGCATAGCGAATACCAAACAGGTCTTTGTTACTGGCCAGCCAGTCTAGGCGCAGTTCAATACCATCGATATCGGTTTTTTCACGTTGCACGCTGAAAATGCCATCGGCGTTGGCTTGCAAACGCTGACCAAAATCGGACTCAGACTGGTAATAGGTTATCTGACTGCGGATATTGTCGATATTAAATTCCACCCCAATTTCACTGTTTTCGGTGGAGATGGGGGTGAGGTCTAAAAAAGTTTCCACGCTTTGGTTCGGTTGATCTATTCCCCGAAGTACCCGGCCGACATCGGGCATAGAAAAGCTTTCGGCGTAGTTGCCGTAGAGACGGACGACGTCATTGATTTGATAGCTTGCACCCATGTTGTACAGGGTTTCAGAGAAATCGGGTGTGCCCCCGGTGACTTCTTGGCTGCCATAACTGGCGAGGGTGGTAAAGTCATCAACCTCCAGCTCGGAGACTTCGTGACGTACTCCGGTGGTGACCGTTAATTGCTCAATACCGCTATATTCAAATTGCAGAAAGGGCGCGTAATTTTTGTAAGTAGATTCAGGCACCCAGGCGCGGCCTGTCTGCACCAGTTTTTGCTGGGTTTGGTCTTGAAAAACATCTAAACCGTAGGTGACCGCCAGTGGCAATCCCGCTAATTCGTCTTTATTTAAGGTGAGCTTAAGCCCATATTTCTCGGACTGGTTTTCTGATTGATCAAAAATGTCGGCACCAAAGGCTGGGTCTTGGAAGGTGCCAAACCGGCCGCCGCCATAGGTGCCGGCAAAATCCTGTTTGAATAGTTGCGCTCGCAGGCTGTGTCCCAGCAGCTGGTCGTGGCGATAGCTGAGGCTGATGGTGGTGACTTCGTTTTTGGGCGCGTCACCCTCAACGGTTCCTTCCACTGCTGTGGTGGGGATGCCGGCATCTACGTCGCCATTGACAGGGACCCAATTGGTTTCGCCCTCAATCTCGTAGCGATTGTAGGTGAACTCAAGGCGCTGGTTTTCAAAGTCTTTGCCAATTTTTAAAAAGGTATCCAGACTTTCTGAATCCATGGTATCGCCTTGGGTGGTGTCGAAGCCCACTACTTGACCATCGGCATCAAAACCCACGCCGACGCTTTCAAAAGCGACACTGGCGAGTAGATCAAATTGCTCAAAGCTGCCGGAGAAGCTATAGCTGCCGCTGTACCCCAGGCTGTCATCAAGCTCTTCTTCTTGGCCAGAAAGACCAATTTTCAAGCTGTGTTCTGGGGTGTCACTGGGGCGTTTGGTAATGAGGTTGATAATGCCACCGGCAGCGCCTAAGCCGTGAATAGCATTGGCACCGTGAATGACTTCTACGCGTTCTAGCATTAATGGCGAAATGGTGTTGCCGTCCCGGCCGCCATCTCGGAGTGGGTTGGATTGAGGTACTCCATCTATCAAATACAGCGGCTTGCGGCCGCGCAAGCTCTCGCCGGAGTTGCTGAGCTTTTGTCGGCTAGGCGAAAAACTGGGTATTAAGTTGCCTAATACTGATGATAGGTCGCCGTTAATACCAATTTGCTGCTCAAGAGACTTTTGATCAATTACGGTCACCGTATTGGGTATGGTCGCCAAAGGTTTTTCGGTACGACTGGCGGTGACCACCATTTGCTCTACAGGTAACTCTTTAGCGATAACAGTGGTTGAGCTGGCAAGAACAAGCAATGCGGGAGTAAGAACGCGAACAGGGGGCAAAGACATAAACAATCCGGCTAATTGATTTTGCTACAGTTTGGGTTGGAGCCGGGCGGAGTGGGACGTGACGAGGCCTGTGCCAAGCCTGGTTGTCATCCAATCGCGCGGACTTAGCGGCGCATTGTCTTGGTAATACAAATCATTGTCAATTTCATTTGTTTGCGGGGTGGTGGGCTACGTTGTGAATGGGGTGACTTTCGGTCGCGTGATGGGTGGTTTTGCCGGGGTAGAAATTATTCCACCCCGGTTTTAGGAAGCGAGCTCACAGAGGGCTAAATATTGTCGATCACCGCATCTACAAAGTAATGGTAGTCCAGCCCGACTTTTTCTTTTACCAAACCGTGGCAGTCTGTTTCAAAGCCGGGAAAGCGGGCGTTGAAATCCCGGACAAATTGCAGATAGCGGACAATGGTACTGTTGAAACGCTCGCCGGGAATAAGCAGGGGAATGCCTGGCGGATAAGGTGTGACCAGCATGGCGGTAACCCGACCTTCAAGCTCGTCGATGGGCACCCGTTCTACTTGGCGGTGTGACATTTTCGACCAGGCATCGGCGGGGATCATCGCGGGTTCAATTTTAGAGAGGTACATCTCTGTGGTAATACGGGCGAGGTTGTATTCTTTGTAGACACTGTGAATATCATTACACAGGTCTCTAAGACCGACTTTGTCGTATTGGGGATATTTTGCGGCAAACTCGGGCATCACTCTCCACAATGGTAAGTTCTGGTCGTAGTCGTCTTTAAATTGCTGCAACTCCGTTACCATGGAGTTCCAGCGGCCCTTGGTAATGCCGATGGTGAACATGATAAAGAATGAGTAGAGGCCGGTTTTTTCAATAATAATGCCATGCTCCGCCAGATATTTGCTGACGATAGATGCCGGGATGCCGTAACTGTCAAAGCTACCGTCGACATCCAGTCCTGGCGTGATGATGGTGGCTTTGATGGGGTCGAGCATATTAAACCCCGAGTCGATTTTGCCAAAACCGTGCCAGTTGTCGTCAGAATGAATAACCCAATCATCTCTGTCACCGATGCCTTCTTCGCTGAGAACTTCGGGCCCCCAGACCTTAAACCACCAGTCGTCGCCATAATCGGCATCGACTTTGCGCATAGCGCGGCGAAAATTCAGTGCTTCGGCAATGGACTCTTCTACCAGTGCGGTACCGCCGGGAGGGTCCATCATCGCCGCCGCCACATCGCAGGAGGCAATAATGGCGTACTGGGGACTGGTAGAGGAGTGCATTAAATAGGATTCATTAAAACGGTGGGTGTCGAGCTTACGGTTTTTGCTGTCTTGCACCAAAATTTGTGAAGCCTGCGATAAGCCCGCTAATAATTTGTGAGTGGATTGGGTGGCAAAGACCAAGGTGTCATCTGACCGAGGACGGTCGTTGCTAATAGCGTGCATGTTTTCATAAAAACTATGGAAAACAGCATGGGGCAGCCAGGCCTCGTCAAAGTGCAGCGTGTCGATGGTGGCGTCGAGAATGTCTTTGATTTCTTCTACGTTGTAAACAATACCGTCGTAGGTGCTTTGGGTAATGGTCAGGATGCGCGGCTTCTTTTCTGGCGCGTGCTTCGCAAAAGGGTGTTGCTCAATTTTTTCGCGGATGGCTGCAGGGTCAAATTCACTTTTGGGAATGGGGCCGATAATGCCGTAATGGTTGCGGGTA
The DNA window shown above is from Spongiibacter sp. IMCC21906 and carries:
- a CDS encoding arginine/lysine/ornithine decarboxylase, translated to MKFRFPVVVIDEDFRSENISGSGIRDLADAISNQGMEVVGFTSYGDLTAFAQQASRASCFILSIDDEEFSDDDDSASQTLAAIGEFMRAVRQRNNDIPVFLYGETRTSSHIPNEILRELHGFIHMFEDTPEFVARHIIREANKYLDSLAPPFFRALMGYASDSSYSWHCPGHSGGVAFLKSPVGQMFHQFFGENLLRADVCNAVEELGQLLDHTGPVSESEQNAARIFGCDHLFFVTNGTSTSNKVVWHSVVAPGDIVVVDRNCHKSILHSIIMTGAIPVFLMPTRNHYGIIGPIPKSEFDPAAIREKIEQHPFAKHAPEKKPRILTITQSTYDGIVYNVEEIKDILDATIDTLHFDEAWLPHAVFHSFYENMHAISNDRPRSDDTLVFATQSTHKLLAGLSQASQILVQDSKNRKLDTHRFNESYLMHSSTSPQYAIIASCDVAAAMMDPPGGTALVEESIAEALNFRRAMRKVDADYGDDWWFKVWGPEVLSEEGIGDRDDWVIHSDDNWHGFGKIDSGFNMLDPIKATIITPGLDVDGSFDSYGIPASIVSKYLAEHGIIIEKTGLYSFFIMFTIGITKGRWNSMVTELQQFKDDYDQNLPLWRVMPEFAAKYPQYDKVGLRDLCNDIHSVYKEYNLARITTEMYLSKIEPAMIPADAWSKMSHRQVERVPIDELEGRVTAMLVTPYPPGIPLLIPGERFNSTIVRYLQFVRDFNARFPGFETDCHGLVKEKVGLDYHYFVDAVIDNI
- a CDS encoding type III PLP-dependent enzyme, whose product is MKQQVLADSAWQRIVNFAADKATPCVIIDLDTVRSKYRELLAAFPFAGIYYAVKANPDTAIIRCLHELGAYFDIASVFELKKLLDLGIPAARMSYGNTIKKSADIAYAHQQGISMFASDCESDIRKLAKFAPGSRVYIRVLTEGSETADWPLSRKFGCQADMAIELIMLARDLGLVPYGISFHVGSQQRDIATWDAAIAKVRFIFDRLAEADIHLEMINMGGGMPANYGNRHHDIEAYGNAIRRFLDEDFGDHQLQVLIEPGRSLVAEAGVLVSEVIQVSRKSQESLDRWVYLDVGLFGGMIEAIGEAIQYPMVCDRQSDELDEVIIAGPTCDSMDILYEDHRYSLPVDLQEGDRLFWLTTGAYTTSYSSIEFNGFPPLASYIIE
- a CDS encoding TonB-dependent receptor, which translates into the protein MSLPPVRVLTPALLVLASSTTVIAKELPVEQMVVTASRTEKPLATIPNTVTVIDQKSLEQQIGINGDLSSVLGNLIPSFSPSRQKLSNSGESLRGRKPLYLIDGVPQSNPLRDGGRDGNTISPLMLERVEVIHGANAIHGLGAAGGIINLITKRPSDTPEHSLKIGLSGQEEELDDSLGYSGSYSFSGSFEQFDLLASVAFESVGVGFDADGQVVGFDTTQGDTMDSESLDTFLKIGKDFENQRLEFTYNRYEIEGETNWVPVNGDVDAGIPTTAVEGTVEGDAPKNEVTTISLSYRHDQLLGHSLRAQLFKQDFAGTYGGGRFGTFQDPAFGADIFDQSENQSEKYGLKLTLNKDELAGLPLAVTYGLDVFQDQTQQKLVQTGRAWVPESTYKNYAPFLQFEYSGIEQLTVTTGVRHEVSELEVDDFTTLASYGSQEVTGGTPDFSETLYNMGASYQINDVVRLYGNYAESFSMPDVGRVLRGIDQPNQSVETFLDLTPISTENSEIGVEFNIDNIRSQITYYQSESDFGQRLQANADGIFSVQREKTDIDGIELRLDWLASNKDLFGIRYAKTRGEYDSNDDGKVDTDLDGRNIAPDRINLSWERDWTDTVSTRLQFNRLLNRNFKDLNNSRYESFEGYTTIDVSAEWQASVGTFTLGVQNLNNQDYFTYYSQAGGGSAARNFKGYGRSIRLSYERHF
- a CDS encoding class II aldolase/adducin family protein; amino-acid sequence: MNDLSQQRRELMTALHAMAEADLSPGASGNMSLRLPNGGMLISASGVRGNEATLESLVEISSEGTCTPGQAKPSSEWLMHHQVYQDHPEAAAIVHCHSPFATVLACQRRAIPSFHYMVAVAGGVDIPCADYATFGSAELAENVSLALHRRKACLLANHGQLCIAQTINKALSLAQEVEALAANYYFSLQNGGPTLLSNGEMEKVLQQFRHYGQQ
- a CDS encoding DnaJ domain-containing protein: MIIRLLIAVAVLYGIFRFVKIVQSKPKDQRRPYYFTLLISIAAAGLVLLSITGRVHWLAGIIGAAMPFVRQFIANHLHQRISGNANRSNTGPQNEEPPPRRYSGNMDKPEALSILGLKEGASEDDIIKAHRHLMQKFHPDRGGNDYLASQLNEAKSVLLNS
- a CDS encoding PepSY domain-containing protein, which translates into the protein MSQSKPYLLKLRRWHQWLGLGLAAPLLLIIVTGTLLVYKEALITLAITDQPPPPHRFQSLNEELSALEQQLSHQQLSYIKAPSAGRDYWTVVESAGRSTLFARHSFTELQLPAGVLATLDIIRELHTDLMLHTPGEIAALCLGLVLSFFALSGIILWWPAWRRYRFSKLLPKKLSPQQLLISHRHQGLLLSLFILVIAVSGVVMLSNGFIYQLNSASSKPAPAAIKEASLVDQTGQAHQLAAGQLLQAAQTLLPDAQLTLARLPSKDRPAAEFRFRLKDEWHPNGRSKVAVDGHSGQATVLSRADQASNGRKLLNVMYPLHSSYGLNRGYQLGVFIAGLVALYLTLSGSASYVLRWRKKHRPQTKIFKQ
- the htpX gene encoding protease HtpX; amino-acid sequence: MMRILLFLATNLAIVLVASITLSLLGVDTYMAQNGVDLNLSSLLVFCAVFGMAGSLVSLLISKWIAKRSTRTEVIKQPRNNQERWLLDTVKELSDKAGIGMPEVGIFPSPVANAFATGWNKNAALVAVSEGLMKQMRPNEVRAVLAHEIGHVANGDMITLTLIQGVVNTFVMFFARIIGHTVDRAVFKTERGHGIGFYITTFIAEMVLGILASTIVMWFSRWREFRADHAGATLAGRDDMIAALQRLQAQQGLPNDMPGELTALAISSPSKRDFAALFSSHPPLEKRIQALRDGA
- a CDS encoding putative porin gives rise to the protein MKKQLLTVAIATIASSYASAYQFEVSAGLGQGEVEAGNVSNDYDAALIYGELHFEQVDTSKGPLAEAAFLDKSSFIDFSLVNIDPDNGDDTDNYGFGGRFVTDTNLILEASYDQADDGTNDADTFGFGIGTYINDTTDVVVSYSTTDDDASGDLDVLDVQLHSIQAMAQGASVAFDLGASVIDAEDDDGFGVNAGATYYFNNMFGIGLSAEFVDVDSYERDTISLDLSYFVAPNVEVAFSYFDTTEDYNGPELDTDGFLIGVAGRF